The following proteins come from a genomic window of Paenibacillus sp. CAA11:
- a CDS encoding peptidase U32 family protein, which yields MARYFNGKEIELLAPAGTFEIFKEVIQANCDAVYFGGPGLNMRLMRKGYNFTREEMEEAIGIAHGLGKKVYVTVNNMLNEQELEEAAEYLTFLAQIQPDALIVQDFAVISLIRELQLPLNIHSSVMMNAHNIEMVQALKELGVTRVVTSREMDLNTTRYLQAVTGMELEYFIHGDMCSVHGANCYFSSMVFGMSGNRGKCMKPCRWDYRVKKDGNVYPTEYPLAVKDMFMYEHIPELIQGGITSFKIEGRMRDVSFVLMLVNSYGDAIDRYIEDPVGFDRSKDTKLLFENRKRDFSTAYAFGTPGLSNINKRYEGTGKFYSTGKVFSTPAEEREIKEERLQTVRDRLSAAKRAEAAAHQGELSVHVNNMAQAQAALDAGADHIYLSGDVYEPDHPFTKAEIKELGTLKRTSKIYLGLPRMMTELHFEQYDGLLSGERLPLDGILVTNVGAVRRFAGKGYPLIGDFNLNIYNNLAAKFYRERGVGRFTASIEAPLEDFARLLETGEGPVEVIVHGSPAIMYMEHDLYQNAEVFQAIAEEDNKYVSNDVLVLMTDKGESPVYRDVHGRCHLTLAKELCLLPLVKELQEAGTTHFRIEGATYRPEQLSTIVGAYRRVLDRPELAAEEFARLSPIYAGYTLGALQFNGTPAAAGARAEVLA from the coding sequence ATGGCACGCTATTTTAACGGGAAGGAAATTGAACTGCTGGCGCCGGCAGGGACGTTCGAAATCTTCAAGGAAGTGATTCAGGCAAATTGTGATGCGGTCTATTTTGGGGGGCCGGGGCTGAATATGCGCCTGATGCGCAAGGGCTACAATTTTACTCGGGAAGAGATGGAAGAAGCGATTGGGATTGCGCACGGACTTGGGAAAAAGGTGTATGTGACCGTCAACAACATGCTGAATGAGCAGGAGCTGGAGGAGGCGGCCGAATATTTAACCTTCTTGGCGCAAATTCAGCCGGATGCCTTGATTGTGCAGGACTTTGCAGTCATTTCTCTGATTCGGGAGCTGCAGCTGCCGCTAAATATCCATTCTTCCGTTATGATGAACGCTCACAATATAGAGATGGTTCAAGCCCTTAAGGAGCTTGGCGTAACCCGGGTGGTTACCTCACGCGAGATGGATCTGAATACAACGCGGTATCTGCAGGCAGTCACAGGCATGGAACTGGAGTATTTTATACATGGAGATATGTGCTCGGTTCATGGTGCTAACTGTTATTTCAGTTCCATGGTCTTTGGCATGAGCGGCAACCGGGGCAAGTGCATGAAGCCCTGCCGCTGGGACTACCGGGTGAAGAAGGATGGCAATGTGTATCCGACCGAGTATCCCCTTGCCGTTAAGGATATGTTCATGTATGAGCACATCCCGGAGCTGATTCAGGGCGGGATTACTTCCTTCAAAATTGAAGGCCGCATGCGGGACGTATCCTTTGTCCTCATGCTCGTGAACAGCTATGGGGACGCGATCGACCGCTATATCGAGGATCCGGTCGGATTCGACCGCAGCAAGGATACGAAGCTGCTGTTCGAGAACCGCAAGCGCGATTTCTCCACCGCCTATGCCTTCGGAACTCCAGGGCTGTCCAATATTAACAAACGGTACGAGGGAACCGGGAAGTTCTACAGTACCGGCAAGGTGTTCAGCACCCCGGCCGAGGAGCGAGAGATCAAGGAAGAACGCCTTCAGACGGTCCGCGATCGCTTAAGCGCGGCGAAGCGCGCGGAGGCAGCCGCCCATCAAGGGGAGCTGTCCGTACATGTGAATAATATGGCTCAGGCCCAGGCGGCTTTAGACGCAGGAGCGGATCATATTTACCTGTCTGGGGACGTCTATGAACCAGACCACCCCTTTACCAAGGCGGAGATCAAGGAGCTCGGGACCCTAAAGAGGACGTCCAAGATCTACTTAGGTCTTCCGCGGATGATGACCGAGCTGCATTTTGAACAGTATGACGGCCTGCTTTCCGGGGAGCGTCTGCCGCTTGATGGAATTCTCGTTACGAATGTGGGGGCGGTTCGCAGGTTTGCAGGCAAGGGTTATCCTCTGATTGGGGATTTCAATCTGAATATCTATAACAACCTGGCTGCGAAATTTTACCGGGAGCGTGGAGTAGGGCGGTTCACAGCCTCGATCGAGGCGCCGCTGGAGGATTTCGCGCGTCTGCTTGAGACAGGTGAGGGGCCGGTAGAGGTGATCGTGCACGGCTCTCCGGCAATCATGTATATGGAGCATGATCTTTATCAGAATGCGGAGGTCTTTCAGGCTATTGCCGAAGAGGATAACAAGTACGTCTCCAACGATGTGCTGGTGCTGATGACCGACAAGGGAGAAAGCCCAGTGTACCGGGATGTGCATGGCCGCTGCCATCTGACCTTGGCCAAGGAGCTCTGCCTGCTGCCGCTCGTGAAGGAACTCCAAGAGGCCGGTACGACCCATTTCCGTATCGAAGGCGCTACCTATCGTCCGGAGCAGCTTAGTACGATAGTGGGAGCTTACCGCCGCGTGCTGGATCGTCCAGAGCTTGCTGCGGAGGAATTCGCCCGCCTGTCTCCTATCTATGCGGGATATACGCTTGGGGCACTGCAGTTCAACGGAACGCCTGCCGCAGCCGGAGCTAGAGCGGAGGTGCTGGCATGA
- a CDS encoding aspartate aminotransferase family protein: MSSYIGPEEVIRKRQEYFYPCTSHFYRRPPQIVKGEMQYLYGHDGKRYTDFFAGVSVVACGHCNPVIAGETARQLQELQHTSTIYLTQPNVDLAERLADVLPGELRRSFFCNSGSEANEGALLLARMYTGRREFIALEYGLHGRTYLTMSVTGLPMWRTDPELAHDRDVTFIPRPFSRDLSKDEAAHRSLKALEAVLAEKGSRIAAMIAEPIQGNGGMISPPQWYYPEVKRLLAQHGVLLIADEIQTGFGRTGRMFAMDHWGVVPDILTMAKALGSGIPIAAFATTDEIAAKLNRPSASTFGGNPVSSVTAMAVLDFIERHRLPDRAEKLGLLLREGLEELAAFYPSIVTDVRGAGLMLGAGIAEDQPELGAQLTDDILEAMKDRGFMIGKNGVDRNVLAFQPPLVLTEEDIHEMLAALRETLQGLQEGAGAESRPGGR, from the coding sequence ATGAGCAGCTATATCGGACCGGAAGAGGTTATTCGCAAGCGGCAGGAATACTTCTATCCTTGCACCAGTCATTTCTATCGCCGTCCCCCTCAGATCGTCAAGGGAGAGATGCAATATCTCTACGGGCATGACGGGAAGCGCTACACCGATTTCTTCGCCGGGGTTTCCGTTGTAGCCTGTGGACACTGCAACCCGGTAATTGCCGGGGAGACTGCCCGGCAGCTGCAGGAGCTGCAGCATACGTCGACCATCTACCTGACCCAGCCGAATGTGGATCTTGCTGAGCGGCTGGCCGATGTCCTGCCCGGCGAACTGCGCCGCTCGTTCTTCTGCAACAGCGGGTCGGAAGCCAATGAGGGCGCGCTGCTGCTGGCCCGCATGTACACAGGGCGCCGGGAGTTCATCGCACTGGAGTACGGCCTGCATGGCCGGACTTATCTGACGATGAGCGTAACCGGGCTGCCGATGTGGCGGACTGATCCGGAGCTGGCTCACGACCGGGACGTTACCTTTATTCCGCGGCCCTTCTCCAGGGACTTGTCCAAGGATGAGGCTGCGCACCGATCTTTGAAAGCGCTGGAGGCGGTGCTGGCCGAGAAGGGCAGCCGGATCGCCGCGATGATTGCCGAGCCAATTCAGGGCAATGGCGGCATGATCTCCCCGCCGCAGTGGTATTATCCGGAGGTGAAGCGGCTGCTGGCGCAGCACGGCGTACTGCTGATCGCCGATGAGATTCAGACCGGCTTCGGCCGAACAGGGCGGATGTTCGCCATGGACCACTGGGGCGTTGTTCCCGACATCTTGACCATGGCGAAGGCGCTGGGCAGCGGGATTCCGATCGCTGCCTTCGCCACCACGGACGAGATTGCTGCCAAGCTGAACCGGCCATCGGCCTCCACCTTTGGCGGCAATCCGGTCTCGTCGGTGACGGCGATGGCGGTACTCGATTTCATCGAGCGGCACCGCCTGCCTGACCGCGCTGAGAAGCTGGGCCTTCTGCTTCGCGAAGGGCTCGAGGAGCTGGCCGCCTTCTATCCGTCAATTGTGACGGATGTGCGCGGTGCCGGCCTGATGCTTGGTGCAGGGATCGCTGAGGATCAGCCCGAGCTTGGAGCGCAGCTGACAGATGATATTCTGGAAGCGATGAAGGACCGGGGCTTTATGATCGGGAAGAATGGCGTGGACCGCAATGTGCTGGCCTTCCAGCCGCCATTGGTTCTGACCGAGGAGGATATCCATGAGATGCTTGCGGCATTAAGAGAGACTCTGCAGGGGCTTCAAGAAGGAGCCGGTGCCGAAAGCCGACCGGGGGGGCGGTGA
- a CDS encoding UbiA-like polyprenyltransferase: MHIAAAVYRKAKLFGELVMFSHTLFSLPFAIISMVWAAGGMPSWRVIIWGLIALVAARNGANALNRVADRVFDELNPRTAGRHLPRRLLDSREVMIFVVVNYAIFIAASGMLNPLCLALSPVAIFLISSYSYTKRFTYLSHLYLGFVIASAPIGAWFAVTGQFAFTPFVLGTVVMLWIAGFDIIYGTQDIEFDRSQGLWSIPSYFGLNLALWIAKGLHFIMVLLLLFLYVFRDLGWLYLTGIGIAVLLLLAEHNIIKPTNKRLMHIASYNLNQVISMVILFCTLGDYFLVN, encoded by the coding sequence ATGCACATTGCGGCTGCAGTTTATCGCAAAGCTAAGCTGTTCGGCGAGCTGGTTATGTTCTCGCATACACTGTTCTCGTTGCCGTTCGCTATTATTTCAATGGTATGGGCAGCAGGAGGCATGCCCTCCTGGCGGGTCATTATTTGGGGACTGATTGCGCTGGTCGCTGCCCGCAACGGGGCTAATGCCTTGAATCGTGTGGCGGATCGCGTCTTCGATGAGCTGAATCCAAGGACGGCAGGAAGGCATTTGCCGCGGCGGCTGCTGGACTCCCGGGAGGTTATGATATTTGTAGTGGTTAACTATGCGATATTTATCGCTGCTTCCGGAATGTTAAATCCATTATGTCTGGCATTGTCACCCGTAGCGATCTTCCTGATCTCCTCATACTCTTATACCAAGCGTTTTACGTACCTGAGTCATCTGTACTTGGGGTTTGTCATCGCGTCTGCGCCGATCGGAGCCTGGTTTGCCGTAACAGGACAATTCGCCTTTACACCGTTCGTGCTTGGTACGGTTGTGATGCTGTGGATTGCAGGCTTTGACATTATTTACGGCACACAGGACATTGAATTCGACAGGTCCCAGGGCCTGTGGTCGATTCCTAGCTATTTCGGATTGAACCTTGCGCTCTGGATCGCCAAAGGGCTTCATTTTATCATGGTGCTGTTGCTGTTGTTCCTGTATGTGTTCCGTGATCTCGGATGGTTGTATTTGACGGGAATCGGAATCGCTGTATTGCTGCTCCTGGCAGAGCACAACATTATTAAGCCGACGAACAAGAGGCTGATGCATATTGCGTCCTATAATCTGAACCAGGTGATCAGCATGGTGATTCTGTTCTGTACGCTCGGGGATTATTTTCTGGTGAATTGA
- a CDS encoding MBL fold metallo-hydrolase, with protein sequence MTSYHILDIVFDYNGQQQVIHPVLIQDGTDTILVDCGYPDFERLLEEAMAKYAIRLDSLNKLILTHHDMDHMGSAAALKRKYPHIEIAASEVEAPYVNGCQQALRLTQAEASLDDLPEAERGYAEQFIQYLKSIEAVDVDRILGSGERLPWCGGIEVVSTPGHTAGHISLYLPASRALIAGDAVVIEDDKLNIANPEYADHLEQAISSAERLLDYDIEQLVCYHGGRFQGDVKEALRELVREYRE encoded by the coding sequence ATGACCAGCTATCATATTTTAGATATTGTGTTTGATTATAACGGACAGCAGCAGGTGATTCATCCTGTCCTGATTCAAGACGGCACGGACACGATCCTTGTCGATTGCGGGTATCCAGATTTCGAACGGCTGCTAGAAGAAGCTATGGCAAAGTATGCGATCCGGCTTGATTCGTTGAACAAGCTTATCTTGACCCACCATGATATGGATCACATGGGCTCAGCCGCCGCTCTGAAGCGGAAATATCCGCATATAGAGATTGCAGCAAGTGAGGTAGAAGCCCCTTATGTTAACGGATGTCAGCAGGCACTGCGATTGACACAGGCTGAGGCCTCCCTGGATGACTTGCCAGAGGCTGAGAGGGGGTATGCCGAGCAGTTCATTCAGTACCTGAAGTCCATTGAAGCTGTAGATGTTGACCGGATTCTGGGGAGCGGGGAGCGCCTGCCTTGGTGCGGCGGCATAGAAGTGGTGTCTACGCCGGGGCATACGGCAGGGCATATCTCTTTATACTTGCCTGCCAGCAGAGCTCTAATTGCCGGCGATGCCGTTGTAATCGAAGATGACAAGCTGAACATTGCGAATCCGGAGTATGCGGATCATTTGGAACAGGCCATTTCGTCTGCTGAGCGCCTGCTTGATTACGACATAGAGCAGCTGGTTTGCTATCATGGGGGACGATTTCAGGGGGACGTGAAGGAAGCTCTGCGGGAGCTGGTTCGTGAATATCGCGAATAG
- a CDS encoding cupin domain-containing protein, whose product MTIPHVQHTPYAGEFTYDLRYNVFYQKDPHNYILALGIQQLKSLGSSSLLDIYLTQGNVVEPHYHQNASELVYCISGEAVVSLMDPFRKELIELPIKPGQVANVPQGWWHYEIATTPRTHLLAIFDTDTPEVIFGSDILRLTPPHAWTHAYGLNEPLMREALAPIQQTTIIGPPMPKDCPPTGAAYASPAEYGQTGQPYPLPTYHQQGYSQSSYAPYGYNPQAYTAYAQGAYGPQQNPAHYNR is encoded by the coding sequence TTGACCATCCCTCACGTACAGCACACCCCTTACGCCGGAGAATTCACCTATGACTTAAGGTATAACGTCTTTTACCAAAAGGACCCTCATAACTACATTCTGGCACTAGGCATTCAACAGCTAAAATCCCTAGGCAGCAGCTCACTGCTGGATATCTACTTGACCCAAGGAAACGTCGTAGAGCCGCATTATCACCAGAATGCCTCCGAACTCGTCTACTGCATTTCCGGGGAGGCGGTTGTCTCCCTCATGGACCCATTTAGAAAAGAGCTCATCGAGCTGCCCATCAAGCCTGGCCAGGTTGCCAATGTACCGCAAGGCTGGTGGCATTACGAGATTGCGACCACGCCTCGCACCCACCTGCTGGCTATCTTTGACACGGATACGCCGGAGGTGATCTTCGGCTCAGACATTTTGCGGTTAACGCCGCCTCACGCCTGGACTCATGCCTATGGCCTGAACGAACCGCTGATGCGGGAAGCGCTGGCCCCCATTCAGCAGACCACGATCATCGGTCCGCCGATGCCGAAGGACTGCCCGCCAACCGGAGCAGCATATGCTTCTCCCGCAGAGTATGGTCAGACAGGGCAGCCTTATCCCCTGCCAACCTATCATCAGCAGGGCTATAGCCAGTCAAGCTATGCTCCTTACGGCTACAATCCGCAAGCCTATACCGCCTATGCTCAAGGCGCTTACGGGCCGCAGCAGAATCCTGCGCATTATAACAGGTAG
- a CDS encoding polyprenyl synthetase family protein, giving the protein MKLDEALNLSVKSIDREIEHIVKLDKDVPRSSVIARGITQLVRSGGKRVRPLMVLVGSRFGPSPDKGKLLRLAAAAEFIHAASLIHDDVIDNSPMRRGQPALHMQFGVQEAIHIGNYMSARVIELISIYSAERERYAYDLSSIATTQLCIGEYQQLSHAFDYNQTLDDYLAKSKNKTAQLIASCLKIGALAAKATNETAELLYTFGEKLGLSFQIRDDILDFTSSSQQLGKPAGSDLRQGQVTLPVLYALEDPELAPLIRSIGPASSAEEVELVLAAITASGALERAESLSQQFLGEAEAIILQLADYPAHQDLRVLLNYFAGRSY; this is encoded by the coding sequence ATGAAGCTGGACGAAGCACTGAACCTCTCCGTGAAATCCATCGACCGAGAAATTGAACATATCGTCAAACTGGATAAGGATGTCCCCAGGTCTTCAGTTATTGCCCGCGGCATTACACAGCTTGTCCGCTCCGGCGGCAAGCGGGTGCGGCCGTTAATGGTTCTCGTAGGCAGCCGCTTCGGCCCGTCTCCGGACAAGGGCAAGCTGCTCAGATTGGCCGCAGCCGCCGAGTTTATTCACGCCGCTTCACTAATCCACGATGATGTGATCGACAACTCTCCTATGCGGCGCGGCCAACCTGCTCTGCACATGCAGTTCGGCGTCCAGGAGGCCATTCATATCGGCAACTATATGTCGGCCAGGGTGATTGAGCTGATCTCCATCTATTCCGCTGAGCGAGAGCGCTATGCTTATGATCTCTCTTCGATCGCTACAACCCAGCTGTGCATCGGGGAATATCAGCAGCTGTCCCACGCGTTCGATTATAATCAGACCCTGGACGATTATTTGGCGAAATCGAAGAACAAAACCGCCCAGCTTATCGCCTCCTGCTTAAAGATCGGCGCCTTAGCAGCCAAAGCAACAAATGAGACAGCCGAGCTGCTGTACACTTTTGGAGAGAAGCTCGGACTATCCTTCCAAATCCGGGATGACATTCTGGACTTCACCAGCTCCTCCCAGCAGCTGGGCAAGCCGGCAGGCAGCGACCTTAGGCAGGGTCAGGTCACGCTTCCCGTGCTGTATGCTTTGGAAGATCCAGAGCTTGCCCCGCTCATCCGTTCCATCGGTCCGGCCTCCTCTGCCGAAGAGGTAGAGCTCGTGCTCGCCGCCATTACTGCCAGCGGCGCACTGGAACGCGCAGAATCGCTCAGCCAGCAGTTCCTGGGTGAGGCTGAGGCTATCATTCTGCAGTTGGCCGATTATCCGGCCCATCAGGATCTTCGTGTGCTGCTTAACTATTTTGCAGGCCGTAGTTATTGA
- a CDS encoding NAD(P)/FAD-dependent oxidoreductase, producing the protein MKKIVLLGGGYGGVVTGKHLAKKFKKDKDIQIQLIDRNPYHTLLTELHEVAANRAPEDSVKIELKKMFEGRKVDVVLDNIETIDFGAKQLRSSETVYDYDYLVIGTGCKPTFFGIPGAEQNSLTLWSYEDAIRLKAQIRQKFGEAAKETDPEIRRKKLSFVVVGAGFTGVELIGEMTEFRDELCKEFYIKREEVRLVVADMAPKILPILPDKLIAKAARYLEKKGVEIITSAKITGVTKDSVLLGEKELEADTIVWTAGVEGSDLVGSLDVQQQGRKRIVTNDKLQSIDHEDVYVVGDNIFYIPEGETRPVPQMVENAEQAGPLIAHNIYADVHGKPKKSYKPGFHGTMVSIGSRYGVANVGLPNKMFQVSGFFAMFCKHLINLYYLFTVAGFNKVWTYMMHEFFHVNNRRSFVGGHFSKRSPNFWLLPLRVFVGYKWLAEGLDKLPKIWKDPNNIFLIPPSPHASDAVTAASQASEAVSTTVDAQTAASAVTSAKEAVEAMPVPHFITNMVNGFMDIFFYNADGGYTSLATVFQFCMVIAEICIGVLLIVGLFTAISSIATVGLGIMIWSSSMASTEMLWYLAAGIALIGGSGSMFGLDYYVLPWLKKQWRRIPIVRKWYLYTE; encoded by the coding sequence TTGAAGAAAATCGTACTCCTTGGCGGCGGTTACGGCGGCGTTGTCACCGGTAAGCATCTGGCCAAGAAATTCAAGAAAGACAAAGATATACAGATTCAATTGATAGACCGCAACCCGTATCATACGCTCCTCACAGAGCTGCACGAGGTTGCTGCAAACCGTGCCCCTGAAGACTCGGTGAAGATTGAGCTGAAGAAGATGTTCGAAGGCCGCAAAGTAGATGTGGTGCTCGACAATATCGAGACCATCGACTTTGGAGCCAAACAGCTGCGCTCAAGCGAGACCGTCTATGACTACGACTACCTGGTCATCGGTACAGGATGTAAGCCTACATTCTTTGGCATCCCGGGTGCCGAACAGAATTCACTGACCCTATGGTCCTATGAGGATGCTATTCGCCTGAAGGCCCAGATCCGCCAGAAGTTCGGAGAAGCGGCCAAGGAGACTGATCCTGAGATCAGACGCAAGAAACTCTCCTTCGTTGTCGTTGGAGCAGGCTTTACCGGGGTGGAATTAATCGGTGAGATGACAGAATTCCGCGATGAACTCTGCAAGGAGTTCTATATCAAGCGCGAAGAAGTGCGTCTGGTTGTAGCGGATATGGCACCGAAGATCCTGCCAATTCTGCCTGACAAGCTTATTGCTAAAGCCGCACGCTATCTGGAGAAGAAGGGCGTAGAGATTATTACTAGCGCCAAGATTACGGGCGTGACCAAAGACAGCGTACTGCTCGGTGAGAAGGAGCTCGAAGCGGACACTATCGTATGGACCGCAGGTGTCGAGGGCTCGGATCTCGTGGGCAGCCTGGACGTGCAGCAGCAGGGACGCAAGCGGATTGTCACCAATGACAAGCTGCAGAGCATAGATCATGAAGATGTGTATGTCGTTGGCGATAACATCTTCTATATTCCTGAAGGCGAGACGCGCCCCGTTCCGCAAATGGTTGAGAATGCGGAGCAGGCAGGACCTCTGATCGCTCACAACATTTATGCAGACGTTCATGGCAAACCGAAGAAATCCTACAAACCGGGCTTCCACGGCACCATGGTCAGCATCGGCAGCCGCTATGGCGTTGCCAACGTCGGCCTTCCGAATAAGATGTTCCAAGTCAGCGGATTCTTCGCCATGTTCTGTAAGCACCTGATCAATTTGTATTATTTATTTACGGTTGCCGGGTTCAACAAAGTATGGACCTACATGATGCATGAGTTCTTCCATGTGAACAACCGTCGCAGCTTTGTGGGCGGGCATTTCTCCAAGCGCTCCCCAAACTTCTGGCTGCTTCCGCTTCGCGTTTTTGTGGGCTATAAGTGGCTGGCCGAAGGGCTGGATAAGCTGCCGAAGATTTGGAAAGATCCTAATAACATCTTCTTGATCCCGCCTTCCCCCCACGCCTCGGATGCTGTAACAGCAGCCAGTCAGGCTTCGGAAGCGGTATCGACGACCGTAGATGCTCAAACAGCCGCTTCAGCGGTCACCAGTGCCAAGGAAGCCGTAGAGGCTATGCCAGTACCGCACTTTATTACCAACATGGTTAACGGCTTCATGGATATCTTCTTCTATAATGCCGATGGCGGCTACACCAGCCTGGCTACCGTATTCCAATTCTGTATGGTCATCGCAGAGATCTGTATCGGTGTACTGCTGATTGTCGGATTGTTCACCGCAATATCTTCCATCGCCACAGTCGGTCTAGGCATCATGATCTGGAGCTCCAGCATGGCATCGACAGAGATGCTATGGTACCTCGCCGCAGGCATCGCTTTGATCGGCGGATCGGGCAGCATGTTCGGTCTGGACTATTATGTGCTTCCATGGCTTAAGAAGCAGTGGCGCCGTATCCCTATTGTGAGGAAATGGTACCTTTATACCGAATAG
- a CDS encoding FMN-binding protein, producing MKKTSVILSSALLLGLLAGCGSDNGNSNKSANGNSAPATTTNSGSTNASTDKAAEGTYKDGTYFAQGEPDAKTGWQSYVVLTVSGGKITDAKWNATNEKIGVDKVTYSKDGKYGMKAGGASSEWHEQAEKAEAYLVEKQDPKAVTVNNEGKTDAISGVSIHVGEFFQLAEKALSAGPVEAGKYKDGTYHAEGADFDKESGWKSTVDVVVAAGKIVKVNFSGVNAKGEDKKTNSMEGKYGMKAGGAQAEWHEEAAKAEAYLVEKQDPADITFDAEGKTDAISGATIHLKEYFELAGKALEQAK from the coding sequence ATGAAAAAAACATCCGTTATTCTCAGCAGTGCTCTGCTCTTGGGACTTCTGGCAGGCTGCGGTTCCGATAACGGCAACAGCAATAAGTCTGCGAATGGGAACAGTGCCCCAGCCACTACAACCAATTCAGGCAGCACGAACGCAAGTACCGACAAAGCTGCGGAAGGCACTTATAAGGACGGCACTTATTTCGCTCAAGGCGAACCTGACGCCAAGACAGGCTGGCAATCTTACGTTGTGCTTACCGTATCCGGGGGCAAAATCACGGATGCCAAATGGAATGCAACTAATGAGAAAATAGGCGTAGACAAAGTTACCTACTCCAAAGACGGTAAATACGGCATGAAAGCCGGCGGCGCTTCCTCCGAATGGCATGAACAAGCCGAGAAAGCTGAAGCTTATCTGGTGGAGAAGCAAGATCCTAAAGCCGTAACCGTTAATAATGAAGGCAAGACCGATGCCATCTCCGGCGTATCCATCCACGTAGGCGAGTTTTTCCAGCTGGCTGAGAAAGCGCTTAGCGCAGGTCCTGTAGAAGCAGGTAAGTACAAAGACGGCACTTATCATGCCGAAGGCGCTGACTTTGACAAAGAATCCGGCTGGAAATCCACTGTTGACGTTGTTGTGGCTGCAGGCAAGATCGTGAAGGTGAACTTCAGCGGTGTGAACGCCAAAGGCGAAGACAAGAAGACGAATTCCATGGAAGGTAAATACGGCATGAAGGCTGGCGGCGCTCAAGCAGAATGGCATGAAGAAGCAGCCAAAGCTGAAGCTTATCTTGTTGAAAAGCAAGATCCTGCCGACATCACTTTCGATGCTGAAGGCAAAACTGACGCCATCTCCGGTGCTACTATTCATTTGAAAGAGTACTTCGAGCTTGCAGGCAAAGCTCTTGAGCAAGCCAAGTAA